TCCACTGTTATACAAAATGCTAAAAAGAGAAAATATGAAGATGGCGAGTAAAAAGCAGTAAACGAACGCAATTtagtaaaaataaatcaataaacgAAATAAGTATATTATTGAAAGTATGAATATCGTGTACATAAGAACAACAAGTAAACAGTAAACCAAATCGAGGTACGTAACAACTACAGTTTCTTTAAAATAGATTCATCACCTCGTGTATGTGCTACGAGGATTTAGCCGGACGAGTATTTCTCATGATACAATGGGCAGACAAGTAGCAATGTTGCACAAATTACCACACTGGAGAACGAAATAGTACGTGAACTTTATAAGCAGATCACACATAATCAAAAGCAGCATGCGTAGTGTGCAAACAAGAGAAAGAAAACATGAACGAGGGAGAGAGCGGATGTTTTTGGTGTGTTTTAGAGCATGACGAATCTTCTATTTTACAAGCTAATTGCATCCACACGGAAGGCCAAAAGTTGTCAATACACAGTCATACGAGTTTTATTGTCATAAAAATTTTTTGAAGTGCCTGCATTTATTTAGTTTCAAAATCGGATCACGATCTACCCTATTCATTAAAAttgctaaaattttaaaaccttGTTGAAAGATTACATTTTCAAGAATATCATTACGTCTTCAGTCTTTTGCCATGCTCGCATGGATTCGGCCATGTTTGCTATTTATTATACTCAAAGAACTTTTGTGCAAGATTTAGGGCATCTCCAACCCTGCACCAAAATGGCGCCAAAATGGCGAGGTTGGAGATGGCCTTAAGGTTGCGTTTAAATGTTTAATCAGCGGCGAAACGGGTTAACGTTGAAGAATTTTAAGTGAATCTTACGCTATTTGATCTTAAATTTAGGGCCACAAGTTGGGTTGTGGTCTGACAATTTTTTGATAAAAGATATGATTTTGAGGCAGATTTGGACCCCACAAAGGTGATAAATGTATGGATATGGTAGCTGTGGTGGAATTCTTGACGGAGAATAGGCAATGGCAGTTGCTATGAAAATGGATGTTGCTTCGGCCCATTCCAGTTGTAATTTGAAGCTCAACTTCCCCTGCATCAGTAAGCCATCGCCATCCAACTCAAAAGCCCGTCTCGACCTTAGACCGGCTGGATGCGTTCCTGTCCAACAACAAGTAACAGTACACAAATTCTTGCTCTAAAGTTTCACTTGTTTGGATTTGAGATATTGTGTTCTTGTTCGTTGGTGTTTCTTTGGTTCCAAACTCGCCCTTCTATTCTGTTTTTCCATTGATTTTGACATTCTGTTGGTTTTTGTTTTGCTTGAAAGTTGGATTCTGGGATTATGTGTGAATCTTGCAGTGGAAGAGGGTGGCTGCTTTGTGAGTTTTGTAAAGGGCAAAAAACCAACGTCAAAACTGCCGAGAGCAACCGGATTTACCGCCGTTGCCCAGCTTGTAAATCTGTAAGCAATCGCCAAATTTGTATTCTTTTGTACAGATTTTGTCCTTTAAGCCTGCCTGCGTTCCTatatttcaaatgttatttGTATTTAGCTACAAAATCTTTTCTGGGTTCGATCGTGTCGCCTTATTCTGTAAAAATTGTGCAGATTGGAAGCGTGTTGTGTTCAAAATGTAAAGTTTTCAGATGTGTTGCGTTCCCGGATCATAATGATGGTGAAAGCCTCACCTTTTGAGCTCAACATAATATAATCTCACAATTTTCTTCTGTCGTGTCGATtgagtttctttttttttttttggtgtttgCAAGATCAAGTATGAGAAAATATTGAGTTGACATCCCCACCTAAACCGCTACCATCCTATTAACCACGTTTTGAAAAACATGAAACCATTTTAGCATATGCCAagaacaaaaaataattatttcgctTTGAATTTGAGCTTGCTTCAGAGTTTGCATTCGAGCGTCATATATTTGGttcagattttattattgaaacTATTTAGCAAAGGCTTGAATTCGGGTTTGAACTTGTGAGCTTGTGTAAATTATAGGTATATTTATAatgtataaattttaaaaatcatatcgaGCTCGTATAGAAATCATTTAGATTCAAATTTGTTATTGATGGGTTTTGACTGAATGATGGGTTTGGTCAATTAATTTAgaaaaacacaagaattttagTGTCTCTCCCTATAATTACAAAGTTGATTGCTTGAAACAActtcaataaattatttgttaacCGATTaacaataatataattaaatagtagaaCCCTATTGAATTTTTTCTCGGTTGTAACACACACGATTAGTGTGGTCTAAAAAAAAATTCGTTGACAATTTGATGCAATCCAGTGTGGGCAAATCAAACATAAATTGTAGACTATCATTATCTGTGATATAGACACGCTCTTCAATATAACGAGACAATGAGCTATAAGAATATTTGGTTGACAATTTGATGCAGAATTTTGATGAGTCGACCTCCAGCATGCGAAGCACATATTTCACCAATTGGAAAAATGTAATAGACAGTGAGATTTTCATGGGCCTGGTCGTGGGGATACAATATCCAACCCTACCATTTTCAATAATAACATAGCCACCTACGTAGAATAAGACCCTCATAGTATCCATGTCTGGAGCGAAAACTAAGATACAATGTCAtacaatcataaaaaaaattaattatttgtttattacacatatattaaaatatatattttatattagattaaatttcaagaatcacttaaaaaattattattattattattattattattaaaataaatattgtcaaattaatttaattacaaaataaatttaataaaacctatgtttttatttataataataaaaatatgttatgatttatattaaaaaagtAAGATTTTGAACTTGTGTAATTATAATTTCTACATATATTAATTTCTTATATTAATCATTTTAACAATTAAGAGtattaataaaattatcttCTATATAACcacataataaaatttaaccttaaaaattaatttcattaattaaattaaatttttatgtaagttaattcaaaatatatcattggataaaaatatgttaattagaattattaatttttatactaTTTTGCattaacataaacataattagaATATTAGATTATATTAAAATGATCGAAGTTATTGCGTAACTATACATTATTTCATACTGAAcacttataatttttttaaaaaaacataataaaatactTTATAATTCCATTAATATCAAGTGcaataatattttctcatgttcatattaaaataaaataattatatttaaaatactaaccttgataaaaaaatttcaaaaatcacaaatttatatttactattattatttttaaattattattcctactattatttttatatcatgattaatattaaaaatataatttttaacaaaattatatttattcgTATAATGCAAatgaacaaaattataattattgcGCTGCTACCATTCAGCTAGCaagaaataagaagaaaataaagaataaaaaacGTTAAATATATACAGACACCCAAAATCAAGATGGAGTGGAAGAAGTGCTACTTGGATGTGATTCTGGTTCCATTAGGGTTGTTAATGTCCATATCTTACCACGTATGGCTATGTCATGTGGTTCGGACTCAACCCTTTTCGACCACCATCGGAACCAACGCTCGTGGCCGGAGATTTTCAGTGGCAGCCATCATGAAGGTATACTGATATTTCAGTACGATATCGGATATACCGTTTTATactgaaaaaaattatatttttaaaattttataaatttattttttaaaaatattatatattttaaaattttatataatttttcggtattttttggtatataccgaaattttcaaatttcataccGTACCAAAATTCGGTATCATTaccataccgtaccgaaatcttCGATATAATGAAAATTCGATATTTGGACAAAACCGAATACGTTAACAACATTAAAGCTTGGGCAAAAAATTGCATGAAATGGTATCACAtgtatcttatttggatcatccattaaaaattattactttctatgctaagagtattaatttttattgtgaatatcgctaaagttgactcgtctcacagataaaaattcgtgagaccttctcataagagacctactctaaaacTTGGACAAAACCGGGGAAGTTCGATTTATACCTTAAATAGTGATTTTGATTGGTTTAAGGAAATTAACTTATGTAACTAACCATATCATTATTCGTTGATGGGCACTTTTTCTATTATTacattaaagaaaaataatatataaatggtGATACCTAATAATCCACCAAAGTGGAAAAAGTTCACTTATATATAATAATCCTTGACACGCAAAGGAAAAAGGATAAATAAGGGAGAGAATTTAAAAAGAAAGTCTCTTAATGCTTTTCATGCGAGCAACCAACTAATGTCTCATTGGACAACGTAGTATGACGTGATagatgcaacatattttttaatttttaaaataagtatatgatcatttaaataaaaaaaattattaatatttttatgagtatggcatttaaattataaaatacaattcataatttaaattataatataaaatttttttaaagtaagAGGATGGTTTAGAGGATAATATCCTGCAAATTAAATTGAATATctacaaataaaatgttttctttaaATTCAGATTGTTACCACTTACTCCACAAATTttgcattatatatatatatatatatgatgattTGTTCCAGAATCATTGCCCGATATCTTTCATGTGACAACTACTAGAAGATGTGACCTGATAACGATGGTTTGAGACGAAGTCTCGAGTTTTTTTATCATTGTAATAAGAGGCAGAGCCACATTTTTATTTGCCCGGGTTTTAGTTTGGGTagctcaattttttaaaaaaaaatatatatgtaaattttgtataattttgaaataatatgatattaactTGGgtagataaatttaaaatattaaaaaattttagagtttaaaatttcagCTCGGACGGAGCTATATTTGTGGTTCCGCCACTGATTGTAATAATACACTCTCcaacttttaaaaaatattaatggtAATTGTTAATTACTAACAATGGGCTAACTAAGGAATTATTTTCAATCAGTCCATGACAATTAGAAGAAAAACATACTGGCCATCCAAACCCTCCGGAACACGATCATGGGCGCCACCCTCATGGCCGCCACCTCCATCCTTCTCTGCTCCGGCCTTGCGGCCGTGATCAGCAGCACTTACAGCATCAAGAAACCATTAAACGATGTCGTCTACGGCGCCCACGGTGAGTTCACGGTGGCCTTAAAATACGTCACCCTACTCCTCATCAAAATTTGGCcggattaaataaatttttcgttaaaaaaaaactactttgtaaaaaaaaaaatcaattctttctcctttttaaaatcatatttaattcGTACAAAACAGAAGTATCTTTAATTTATGCAATCAATTAACTTTTTCctcataaaaaatttatataatattttttgaaaataaaataaaaccaaTTCCATAAGCTACCACATATTAagtattaaaaatttattatgggCGATGAATCTAAAGCACCACTACTAAATGTTGATGTGCACGTAAATAATTTGGCCGAATATGTAATCACGTTATCCAAActtttcatttattatttgTCGTGAGACAGATCAACTTGATCTATACttaaagttaattttttttaaaaaaaaattatgcaacAACCCGaccataaaattttgattattctCCTAGCATGGTATGCAAATTATTGCACTCCCGACATGCAACATCTTCCTTTCTGTCACGATATGATCCATTGTAAAATATACACACCACACCGTAAAAAAATGTGCTTATAAATACAAAAACTCCGCAAAAAGATTGACTTGGATGCATAATTTCTTGAAGACCGACATTGAAATCCACACCAATCAATAAATGAAAAACTACACATATTTTCCACATGAACAGACCCACATgacatatataataatatctctTGTTTATTCACAAAGTGGAGAGCTCTCTTTTTTTGCCCCTCAAATTTGTTTAGAATTCTCATTTTGCTTGCAAACAAGTCTAAGTTCATTTCACTCGGACTGGCCATACACACGCCTCTCTCTCTATATATAAGTGATATATATTCGGTGCTACCCATTCAGCTAGCATATATTAAGAAGAAATTAAAAGTATCAAAACTATCCCTCAAAAGCATAGCAAAATGGAGTGGAAGAAGTGCTATTTGGATGTGATTCTTGTTCCATTAGGGTTGCTGATATCCGTAGCTTATCATGTATGGCTATGGCATATGGTTCGGACCCGTCCCCTCTCGACGATCATCGGAACTAATGCCCGTGGAAGGAGATTTTGGGTGGCCTCCATCATGAAGGTATCCGCCATTTTTATCAGTCGAGAGCAtgcatttttttatgttaaataatatGTTTATTTGTTTCATTTGCAAATATCTTAACTTTTTAAgaactatttttctttaaaaaaaacatgagtTTGATATATTCTAGCATGCTAATTCAATTATCACTATATGTATAAATACGTGACGCAAAATGTATAGTATATGAATTTGACACGCAAAGGAATATGAGATGAAAAAAGTCTATTAATGCGTTTCATGTGTGCAAACACAAATGTCGCATTTCCGTTTCCAAAGATTATGCGATAATAATGTGAGAGAGATTCACGTGCTACTCCCCGATAGCTACATGCATTATTTTCCCCCTGTGGCTATTGATTTTTACAGCCTTACAGGTAAACATACcactttaatttcaaaattaaaatttatgatttaattattataacaaAGTTAATATATAATGGACATTTTTGTgttgatttataatttttgaaattaaatgaaatatttatcaatAAAACATTTCATAGATTAAAATGCGCGTACCGATTGTACCAatctatgtatatatatatttcctcCACAAATTTTGCATGATATCGACATGTGATAATTAGTTTCACGATCATTGCTCGAAAACTTTGACGTGCATAAGTACTGGGGGTTCAGTGTGTCCCTTGCAGTGGTTAATTTTCATTGGTATATTTTCGATCGATCCGATCCAGGACAATGAGAAGAAAAACATCCTGGCCGTCCAAACCCTCCGGAACACGATCATGGGAGCCACCCTCATGGCCACCACCTCCATCCTCCTCTGCTGCGGCCTCGCCGCCGTGATCAGCAGCACTTACAGCATCAAGAAACCCTTAAACAACGTTGTCTACGGCGCCCACGGCGAGTTCATGCTGGCCGTAAAATACGTCACCCTACTCCTCATCCTCGTCTTCTCCTTCCTATGTCACTCCCTCTCCATACGTTTCATCAACCAGGTCAACTTCCTCATCAACTGTCCTCCAGGGAACCAGAGCGGCGGCATTGTGACGGCGGAGTACGTGTCGGGGTTGCTGGAGAAGGGTTTCCTGCTGAACACGGTGGGGAACAGGATGTTCTACGCGGCCCTGCCGCTTCTGTTGTGGATTTTTGGGCCGGTTCTGGTTTTCTTGTGCTCAATGACGATGGTTCCGGTGCTGTATCATTTGGATTTTGTGTTCTCCGGTGAGAGGAGAAAATTTATGGGTGAGAATGGGAATAACCACGACTGTGGAGCAGATCTTGCATGATTATAAGTGATGAGATTTTAGTATGTGTTTGATGGTGCATATTTACTAACTTTTAATTTTGGATGCATCATTATGATTTATTGTAATAACAAATTACAGAAAATCTAAATGAATTTTACACTGCATgaaaacttatatatatatttgtagaacccgtaaatcagtagacgtataagccatgcataattctaggtttttaaatttaattgacttcattgcatgattattttaaatgcatttgtttgaagttaattatttattatttcagttcagcggtttgatttttagcatttcagtattttcagtgaggccggaccagagttggagttttgagatagaatttaagatttgagaaatatttccagaagttaatttagctagtaactaagttcatttaagttagaaaggaaggtttgaagatttaatttaattatttgaggtgattaagaaatgaactcatttaagttattaaattaaggggttagctcactaaattatttaaaggattagtaaggctttcaaggattattagttgactagataatcaacatttccctttattttatcatgcatttttcggccacccttagtgctagaagattcattttccaactcaccaactttgaccaattctttgcatgtaattagtaggataattctaggatttttgggagcacaatttaattaaataaatggacatatcctagtctagaatcaagctaaatttcggccaccacctcctagaagcatccaccaactcatttgatatcaattcaaaattcaaattcaaaaggggagtggacttggtcttgatatgatcctatttttgtgcacccttctcctcaccttcataaccatcactcccccctccacctccaccgaaaataagaccccttttcagtagaaaaaacgtggataacagctagggagaaagggagaaaaatcgagagccaagaaaggtagagaagcaagccactccgtctcctccgcgccgtctcgcctcttcttttcgttttctttcgaaacgaaaccaggcatgtctagatttctttcaaacctcaatcaagtcatattatcatttatttttcagtacatgatcatgttttagcaagcaaaaaccgagatacatgtcaaaatattttgggaacacacatgcagaatttcggccctttcatgacaagcttcacgatttcttttggtttgtgagttcagaaatgtgattcgaaattcagtttggatgtcaaggaggaaggatctgatcttggctgccccaagggcctttagccatggttggatcacttccctagcatgtctaagacgtgactaagtcgcccttttggtggcttggtccatggctcatcggtttttaaataatcaacaagaacagcccctttccccattcggcccttccatttttcagcatatggttcgtttcttttgtggcttggtgtggatcttggttggcctatgtcccttagccacggttcatatcatgctcctagatgtctagatcgtgccatggtcaatcaaatggccactggaacgacgcaagacatcgatcatagcataaacactacacacgcatgcacgttgctctcggttggacccttcggttaagatttggtgtgatgcggattgtggctggcctagggcccttagccatggttcaaatcattccttgggatgttggtaagagtctctggtcggtggttcacgcccctaatggccgatagtctcgaaaccaatgcaagtcttgtagtgcgcagctgctgtatttttttgacagcaagtatgctgctgttcagaagcgtcgtttgagttcttggttggcttttagcccatggtcttggactggacagtgcctcattgagttgggaaggtcatgttttcgaccgttcgtcatttggatcatttttgaggtcgtacgagaatttacggtgcaatgtgccaaattgactctcgaaagagcgtttcgtgttttggcctccattccacctagatttcgaccctaccattttaggaacattattttatgatttttcagcgtattttaatcatgactatacgtcggttcagtgtcggttcaggttggctcggagtcatgattaaatgcgaagtcattaggcgtcatagtcgcatcttttgaacgtaaattgcatagttggtcatgtttaaactattgcatatttttcatggcacagttaggttgcagcgagcctgggaacgatccaatccaatccagttggtaaaattacaggaattttcattacgccagttaattattttacgtgcattaaatataaaatgattatttttgagatttatgcgatatggcttgtggttcattcactatgtgggagtgttattttatacggtcgccagtgaccgatcagttcagtatggtaccacccggtcgccagtgaccggccagctcagttcagtttcagcctcctcggtagccagttaccgatcagttcagcttagtgcagtggccacaggcgtaaaacataatctcaacagaaaattttaccagatatttcagtacaggctccaaggagcaaatatttttacagtgatttccagttcagttatgcacgtattataattgctcagtacagattattttcagtatgcctcaggacaggatattttatcacatgcatattttaaattcagatttttactcgttacctgcgatttatgcatgctgagtctttaggctcactagacttgattgttgtaggtactgatgaggccagggccgagggcggggaccagtgagccagcttgggtcggcagtagtggcacccgatgacctcagagcagcagttgttattttcttcgcaaacaatttttatcagttgttggatatttttaaatcgttgttgttggcaaaactttgattttcttccgctgcaatattttgaaatattgaacttgattcaccagtgattttatgaatgaggccatttaagttcttttaaaaagaaaatttttaattttccgcaaatttccaagcaagtagttcgagggccttcacagttggtatcagagcggtggttctgtatagggtttcactactactgaccgcgagaagctcacgaagccacgcctttggtctgtaagttttttttcagttcagcattttgttcagcatttcagttatagcatgaattattttgtcagcatgcttccagattttcagtatttcagagttcatttaaaataaattatggaattatacatgttagttacgtatgggttatgttggaacagtatgccccctagacgcattttagagcgcaa
The Primulina tabacum isolate GXHZ01 chromosome 9, ASM2559414v2, whole genome shotgun sequence DNA segment above includes these coding regions:
- the LOC142556631 gene encoding uncharacterized protein LOC142556631, with protein sequence MAVAMKMDVASAHSSCNLKLNFPCISKPSPSNSKARLDLRPAGCVPVQQQLDSGIMCESCSGRGWLLCEFCKGQKTNVKTAESNRIYRRCPACKSIGSVLCSKCKVFRCVAFPDHNDGESLTF
- the LOC142556632 gene encoding uncharacterized protein LOC142556632 encodes the protein MEWKKCYLDVILVPLGLLISVAYHVWLWHMVRTRPLSTIIGTNARGRRFWVASIMKDNEKKNILAVQTLRNTIMGATLMATTSILLCCGLAAVISSTYSIKKPLNNVVYGAHGEFMLAVKYVTLLLILVFSFLCHSLSIRFINQVNFLINCPPGNQSGGIVTAEYVSGLLEKGFLLNTVGNRMFYAALPLLLWIFGPVLVFLCSMTMVPVLYHLDFVFSGERRKFMGENGNNHDCGADLA